CTGCGTGGCTAAAGCTAGCCTTTGTCTATCGTGTGAGGGAATAGATGGTGTGCAAAGTGCGAGCATAAACAGCGAAGATAAGATGTATTTTGAAGAGGTTATGAGGATACCGGCTGACTGCAGCGCTTGTAAAGGCAGAGGCGATGGTCTTTTTATAAATGGTGTCAAATATAAAAGTGATGTAGCAATAAACTGCTGCTTGGAAAAAAATATGATCGATACTAATGTTGGGCTAAAAAAGGTTTATTTCCACAGGATCGTCGATGCTAGAAGTAGCGCAAGATCGATATATTACACAGGTGTTGAAGGAAATACTGCAGTTTTTAACTCAAATCCACGCCTTGAAGTGCTTTTTTACATGTTTTTGCAACGTGAGTTAAATTCTCGTGGAATCGTTGTTGTCGATACTCAAACATCACCTTATACGTACAGGCTTGATTTTAGATTTGACGAGCTTAGAGGAAGCTATTCGGGAAGTTCAGAAATTTTAAATGGACATCTAAATGGGCTTCTTATTCTTTCAAATATAAATTTCAAAAAAACGTTACCAATCTCGACTAGACACCATGTGGAGAAGCTAGAGGTTTCAGAGTCTGGTCAGTTTGACTTTTTTATCGCACTTTTAGTTAAACAAGCTGCGATAAAAGTAGCCGATGAGATCACTAAACTTTAAAAGGAAAAACGATGAATAAATTTAAATTTTTAGCTATTTTTGGACTTTTTGTTTTATTTTTAACTGGTTGTGCACCAAGTCAAAGTGTTGTCGCATTTGATCCATATAAGGCTGCTGCGAGCCAGCAAAATAGCGGTTTTGAGGCCTACATAAGCGCAGTGCATGATAACCGCAAAAATAAAAGTACCATTGCTACGATCACTGATAGCAAAGGTACCGTAAAAGAATATGTCGTGCTTCAAAACGATCTTGCTACTTATTTTAGTGATTCGCTCAAAAAAGAGCTTATGGCGCGCGGTGCAAATGTAAATGGTATGGGCGGCGTCGTAGTTGAAATTTTTATCAACGAATTTGAAGCAAATATGAGTGGATACGGCACTGATAATACAAAAGGTAATATTAAGATTACACTTAAGATCCAAAAAGGCGATCAAAGCATCGTTAAAAACATTTCAAATAATCAAACCAAATTTGAGTTGATTCCCACAGGTGGAGCATTTAAATCATTTTTGACTGAAATAATAAATGACGCTATCAAACGCACAGCAATTGCTATTTTAAATAGCTAATGTTTTGTGCGTTTTGCAAGAGCTTTACGCTAAATACATTTTGTAAAATTTGCTCACAAATTTTAAGCGAGCCAAGCCCGATAGTAAGAGAACTAGAGGGCTTTAAAATTTATAGCTTTTACGGCTACTCTGAAATAAAAGAACTCATCCACTCCAAGCACCAAATGCACGGATATTTTATATATAAAAACTTAGCCAAATTTGCATTTAATCAATTTGCTAAAAGCTTTAGCTTACCGGAGAAAGTCTATGCTCTGCCGATAGATGATAGAGTGCATCACGGCTATTCGCACACGGCTATTTTGGCAAATGCGCTAAGGGCTAAAAATCTAAAGCCCATATTTCACGCACTGCATGCAACCAGCAAGATCAGCTATAGTGGTAAGGATTTGCAATTTAGACAAAATAACCCAAGAAATTTTAAAATCCTAAAAAAGATCACTGCGCCAGTTATTTTAGTAGATGACATCGTAACCACTGGCACAACGATACTTGAGGCTAAAAACACTCTAGAAAAAGCTGGCGTAAAAGTACTTTTTGCTCTAGTTTTGGCTGATGCTAAATATTAAATTTAATTTTTTTCTTAAGTCTCTTTGGGCAGAAATTTACATAGTTCCAGCAGTGATCTATTTCGTTAGCAGTAAGAGCATGCAAAAGCAATAAATTTATAGATAAAGCATAGTGCCAAGGCGAATCATATTTGAGCCACATTTTATCGCTAGCTCGAAGTCACTACTCATACCCATCGAGCAGATAGTCGCACCTTTTGGCTTTAGGCTCTCGTAAATTTTATAAGTTAGCTCAAAGCTCTTTTGAATCTCTTTTAGCTCATCCACATGCGCTCCGATACTCATCACACCTTTTAAATTTATATTTTTGCACTCGCTTTGTATGCGTTCATAAATTTCAGCCGCATTTGCCACGCTCACACCTTGCTTTGTATCCTCCTCAGCCGAGTTTATCTGAAGCAGAGTATCGAGCCGATAACTAAGCCTTTTATCGACCTCTACGGCTCTTTCAAAGCTATCGCAGCTTTGCCAAAGCACAGGTTTTAGGCTTATCATTTGATTGATTTTGTTATTTTGCAAGCGGCCGATCATATGCCATTTGATGTCAGTGAAATCTTGTAGCTCTAGCTCTTTTTTGGCCAGCTCTTGGACTCTGTTTTCGCCAAAATTTCTCTGCCCTTGTGCATAAAGCTCCCTTACCTCAGTGCATGTGACGTTTTTGCTAACGGCTATTAGCGTCACGTCTTTGCTTAAATTTTCGATCTTTTCAAGTAGCTCACTTAAAACTATCATCATAAACCTCCGCTTAGTTTCCTGATATCATTAAAGGTCGCAAGAACCATTATGCAAAGTAGCAGTACCCAGCCGCAGTATGTGAGTAAGGCAAGTACCCGCTCATTTACCTCGCGTCTAAAGATCAGCTCGTAAAGGTTAAAAAGTATGTGTCCGCCATCAAGCGCTGGGACTGGAAATAAATTGAAAACGCCTAAATTCACAGAGATGAGAGCTGTGATGAGAAGTAGCACGCTGATGCTGATCTGAGCGGCTTTTGAGGTGACATCGGCGATCTGCAAGATACCGCCGACCTCTTTTAGTGGCACAGCTCCACTTACTATCTTAGTGACGCTTTTAAAGATGAGTTTTGAAGCCTCGATAGTCTCGCCTAAGGCAAATTTAAGGCTCTCTAAACCTGTGTGATAAATTTTTATCACTTCGCCGTTTGATCTAATACCGATTAGTGGTTGCTGTACCTTTTCATTAAATAAATTTATCGTCTCGCCTATCTTTGGTGTTAAATTTATAGTTAGTGACGAACCGTTGCGGTCTATCAAAATGGTGCTTGGCTCAAGTTTTACGTTTTTACTGATCTCGTCCCACTCGGTTATTTTTACGCCATTTATCTCTAAAATTTTATCGTTTATTGCTATGCCAGCGCTCGCGGCTGCTGAACCTTCAACT
The genomic region above belongs to Campylobacter concisus and contains:
- a CDS encoding YajG family lipoprotein; the encoded protein is MNKFKFLAIFGLFVLFLTGCAPSQSVVAFDPYKAAASQQNSGFEAYISAVHDNRKNKSTIATITDSKGTVKEYVVLQNDLATYFSDSLKKELMARGANVNGMGGVVVEIFINEFEANMSGYGTDNTKGNIKITLKIQKGDQSIVKNISNNQTKFELIPTGGAFKSFLTEIINDAIKRTAIAILNS
- a CDS encoding ComF family protein — encoded protein: MFCAFCKSFTLNTFCKICSQILSEPSPIVRELEGFKIYSFYGYSEIKELIHSKHQMHGYFIYKNLAKFAFNQFAKSFSLPEKVYALPIDDRVHHGYSHTAILANALRAKNLKPIFHALHATSKISYSGKDLQFRQNNPRNFKILKKITAPVILVDDIVTTGTTILEAKNTLEKAGVKVLFALVLADAKY
- a CDS encoding YggS family pyridoxal phosphate-dependent enzyme, with the translated sequence MMIVLSELLEKIENLSKDVTLIAVSKNVTCTEVRELYAQGQRNFGENRVQELAKKELELQDFTDIKWHMIGRLQNNKINQMISLKPVLWQSCDSFERAVEVDKRLSYRLDTLLQINSAEEDTKQGVSVANAAEIYERIQSECKNINLKGVMSIGAHVDELKEIQKSFELTYKIYESLKPKGATICSMGMSSDFELAIKCGSNMIRLGTMLYL
- the rseP gene encoding RIP metalloprotease RseP is translated as MKGIFFTLALLCLGLYAYSFYFLVTVLAISFLIFFHELGHFLAARSLGVKVNTFSIGFGEKIYTKNVGGTDYCLSAIPLGGYVQLKGQDDTDPKAKNYDADSYNVLSPLKRIYILFAGPFFNFILAFFIYILLGFIGVEKRAPIVGYIVEGSAAASAGIAINDKILEINGVKITEWDEISKNVKLEPSTILIDRNGSSLTINLTPKIGETINLFNEKVQQPLIGIRSNGEVIKIYHTGLESLKFALGETIEASKLIFKSVTKIVSGAVPLKEVGGILQIADVTSKAAQISISVLLLITALISVNLGVFNLFPVPALDGGHILFNLYELIFRREVNERVLALLTYCGWVLLLCIMVLATFNDIRKLSGGL